From the Lolium rigidum isolate FL_2022 chromosome 2, APGP_CSIRO_Lrig_0.1, whole genome shotgun sequence genome, one window contains:
- the LOC124686661 gene encoding mediator of RNA polymerase II transcription subunit 11-like: MVPQGQSSSLQRLHQVEKRIVLLVELAGAAMEELGNSQGTLTDAVGGQCREFMLSMKEIQTTLREEIKSAYGYRPFEKCDYSARTANEICCKKLEYVNEKMDAMQLSIEQSTNEV, from the exons ATGGTTCCGCAGGGCCAGAGCAGCTCACTGCAGCGCCTCCACCAGGTTGAGAAG CGGATAGTGCTGCTGGTGGAGCTCGCAGGGGCGGCCATGGAGGAGCTGGGAAACTCGCAGGGAACCCTCACCGACGCCGTAGGTGGCCAGTGCCGCGAGTTCATGCTCTCTATGAAG GAAATCCAAACAACATTGCGCGAGGAAATAAAAAGTGCTTACGGATATCGTCCATTTGAGAAGTGTGACTACAGTGCAAGGACTGCTAACGAGATTTGTTGCAAGAAGCTGGAGTATGTAAATGAGAAGATGGATGCCATGCAACTGAGCATCGAGCAAAGCACTAATGAAGTTTAG